The genomic window GCGCAGATTGACCTCGCCCGCGTGAACATCCGAAGATCACGGACGTCGTCGTGGATTGACAGACCGGCATCTCAGCGAGGGACGACAAGCCGCAGGCCGCTGCGGGCATAATGCGAGGACAGTTATATCCGGGAGGTGTGCCATGAAAGAGACCAGGGCGACGACACAGCGCAAGTCAGCGTCTTCGCCACGGCGAGGCGAGATGAAAGCGGTGCTGATGCGAGAAGCGGAGGCCGTGATCGATGAATTGCTGGACTGGAATGAACAGGCCGGCCAGCCGACACTGACGCAGATCGAGGAGGTGATCCTGAAGCTGCGCAAGCGGATGAGCGAGGCGATGGCGGTCACCGTGATCGAGGCGCAAGAGGCGAGCCGCCCGGTGCCGGGGCCGGTCTGTCCGCAGTGCGGGCGGGAGATGCACTCCAAAGGCCGCAAGCGGAACACGGTCGAGAGCCGCGTGGGCAGCCTGTCCGTGCAGCGAGGATACTACTACTGTGAAGCCTGCCGCGTCGGGCTTTTCCCCCCTCGATCGGCAGCTGGCGGTGTGGGACAAGCACTGGAGCGAACAGGTGGCCAAGCAGGCGGTGTGGCTGAGCGGGCTGGTGACGTTTGAGGAAGCGGAGCGCATCCTGGGACAGGTGGGCGGGCTGGTCATGTCCGACAGCAGTGTGTGGCGGCGGGTGGCGGTATGGGGAGAGCGCTTTCGGGGGGTAGAAGCCACACAACGCGCCCTGGCGGACGGCGGCGGGCGCACCGCCGAGGCGGCGACCGTGCCGGGCAAGATGGGTGTCGCCCTGGACGGAGCAACGGTTCATGTGCGTGGCGAAGGCTGGAAGGAACTCAAGGTGGGGTGCGTGTTCGATGTCGTGCTACAGCCGACTTGGGATCGCCAGAGCGAGGAGTGGGTTGACACGGCCCACGCCGTCCGCGCCAGCTACGTCGCCCATCTGGGCGGGCCGGAACGGTTCGGCCAGGTGTTGTGGACGGCCGCCCAACGTCGCGGCTGGACGCAGGCACGTGACACCATCGCCTTGGGCGATGGCGCCGCGTGGATTTGGAATCTGGTCAGCGAGCACTTCTACGACAGCCGACAAGCCGTGGACTGGTATCACGCCAGCCAGCATCTGTGGCAGGTTGCTCACGGCCTGCACGCAGCAGGCAGCCCGGCGGCCCAGGCTTGGTATCGTGCCCACGAAACCCTCTTGTTCCAGGGCCATGCCGACCGGATTGCGGCTCGACTCCGTCAGGCCGCCCATACCCATCCCCAGCACGCCGAGATGCTACGGCGTGAAGCGGGCTACTTCGGGGACAACCGGCGACGCATGCAATACCAGAGCCTGCGCGAAGATGGCTGGCCGATCGGCAGCGGCGTGGTCGAGAGCGCCTGCAAGCAATTCCGTCATCGCTTCGCCGGTAGCGGGATGCGCTGGAGCCGTCCCGGCATCGAGCGTCTGCTCCCGATTCGGGCGGCCGTCATGGGTCACGCCTTTGACGCGATGTGGTCTGCTGCCTATTCTTCGCCCCCAAACTGAAATAGACCCCAGGCGACTTGCGCGAAGCCCGGCGGGTGTGCGCTAAGCCTCAAACGACGATGTTGACCAGTCGCCCTTTCACGTAATGCACCTGTCTGGGCGGCGCGCCGTTGATGAAGCGCCGCGCGCCTTCGCTGGCCAGCGCCGCCTGGGTGATCGCCTCCTCGCTGGCGTCCGCCGGCACCACAATTCGGTCTCGCACTTTGCCGTTGACCTGGACGACGATGGTGATTTCTTCCGCGCGCGCTGCGGCCTCGTCAACGACGGGGAAGGGCTGGCGATGGATGCTGTAAGGGCGGCCCAGCCTGTGCCACAGCTCCTCGGCCATATGCGGCGCGATCGGCGCCAGCAGCCGCAACAGGATATCCACCGCCTCGTGCCATTCTGGCGTGCCGGCCAGCCCGGCGTCGCGCGCCCGATACAGCGCGTTGGTGAATTCCATCATCGCCGCGACGACCGTGTTGAAGCTGAACGCCTTCAGATCACGCTCATAGCGCTGGATGGTCTGATGCGCGACGCGGCGCAGTTCACGCGCGCTCATCTGAATGGGCGCGCCCTTGTCCTCCTCCGGCGCCAGCACGATGCGCCACACGCGATCCAGCCAGCGCCGCACGCCGGGCACACCCTGCGTGCTCCATGGCACGGTCTGCTCGAAGTCGCTGATGAACATCTCGTAGCCTCGCAGGGCATCTGCGCCGTGCTCGGCGATGACCTCGTCGGGCGTGATCACGTTGCCCTTCGATTTGCTCATCTTCTCGTAGTACTCGCGCCCCTTCTCGTCCACGCGCTTCTGCGGCGAGAGGATCAACCCCTGATTGCGCAAGGCGCTGAACGGCTCTTTGAATTTCACCACGCCCAGGTCGTACAGCACCTTCGTCCACATGCGCGAATACAGCAGGTGGAGCACCGCATGCTCGGCGCCGCCGACGTACATATCCACCGGCAGCCAGTAGTCAATCTCCTTCGGGTCGCCGATGGCCTTGTCGTTGTGTGGGTCGGCGAAGCGGATGTAATACCAAGACGAGCACGCCCAGGTGGCCATCGTGTCGGTCTCGCGCCGTCCGTTCGGTGCGTTGACGAACTCCGGGATGCTCTCCAGCGGTGATTCCCCGTTGGGCCCAGGTTCGTATTCCTTCACCTTGGGCAACAGCAACGGCAGCTCATCCTCACGCATGGCCACCGGCCCATCCGGCGTATGCACGATGGGGATCGGCGTGCCCCAGTAGCGCTGGCGGCTGATCAACCACGGGCGAATCTTGTAATTCACGCGGCGCTTGCCGAAGCCCATGCGCTGGCAATACTCGGTCGCCGCGCGGATGCATGCCTTGCCGTTGTGCATGCCGGTAATCGGACCGCTGTTCACCATCACGCCGGCTTTATCTTCGTAGGCAGCGGTCATGCGTGACTCATACTCGGCGATCAGAGCAGGATTGATCTGTTGATCGTCCTGAATCCCCTGTCGCTTCAGTTCTGCTTCAGGGAAAACCACCACCTTGATCGGCAGGCCGAACTTGCGGGCGAACTCGAAGTCGCGCTGGTCGTGCGCCGGCACGGCCATGATCGCCCCTGTGCCGTAGCTCATCAGGACGTAGTCGGCAATCCAGATCGGGATGTGCGCGTCGTTCACCGGGTTGATGGCATACGCGCCGGTAAATACGCCGGTCTTCTCCTTGTTCTCGGCGGTGCGCTGCTCCTCGGTCTCGCCTTTGGCGAAGGCGATGTAGCGCTCGACGTCGGCGCGCTGCTCCGGCGTGGTGATTTCGGGCACCAGCGGGTGTTCGGGCGAAAGCACCATGAACGTCGCGCCCCACAGCGTATCCGGCCGCGTGGTGAAGATGGGAATGGGGTGACCGCTGTCGGCGACTCGGAAGACGACCTCGGCGCCTTCGCTCTTGCCGATCCAGTTGCGTTGCATCAGCACGATGCGCTCCGGCCAATCCACGCTATCCAGATCGTTGATCAGCCGCTCGGCATACGCAGTGATGCGGAAGAACCATTGCTTTAGGGTGCGCTTGATCACCAGCGCGCCGCTGCGCCAGGCGCGGCCGTTCTCCACCTCCTCGTCGGCGACGACGACTTTGTCCACCGGATCCCAGTTGACCGTGCTCTCGGCCTGAAAGGCGAGGCGGAAGTTGTTCAGGTAGTCGTTTTGGGCGCGGCGGCTCATGGCGCGCCACCCTTCCGCTGTGATCACCGGCGCGCCTTTGGTGACGACGCCGATGTGTTCTGGATGCGCGTCAATGTAGTCGAAGATGGCCTGCGAGCCGCGCTCGGCCAGCTCGGCCTCTAACTCAGCAATCGGGCACGCTTTGTCCTTGCGCGGGTCGTACCACGCATTGAACATCTGGATGAAAATCCATTGCGTCCATCGGTAATAATCGGGATGGGCGCTGTTGATCAGGCGTGACCAGTCATAGCTCAGCCCCATGAGCTTGTACTGGCGCACGTAGTTGGCGGAGTATTTTTCGTTCAGCTCGTGGGGATCCACCTTGAGTTTGATCGCAGCGTTCTCGGTCGGCAGGCCGAAGGCGTCGAAGCCCATCGGATGCAGGACGTTGTAGCCCTTCATGCGGTAGTAGCGGGCGATCACATCTGTGGGCACATAGTTGCGCGCGTGCCCCACCGACATTCCCTCGCCGGAGGGATACGGGTAAAAGTCCAGCACGTAGTATTTCGGCTTATCGCAGGCCGGCTCGGTCTTATAAAGTTGATCGTGTTCCCAACGGGCTTGCCACTTCGGCTCGATCTCTTGCGGCTTGTATCTGTCTACCATCTTGCACGCTCCTCAACCATGCAACTAAGATGGATGTAAGAAGAAAGCCCACCCGTCCGCTCAGGGACGAGTGGGCCCCGTGGTACCACCCTGATTCGTCTGGCCCAGAAGTCAGATGTCGGATAACCAGAATTCAGACTACTATCTGATTTCTGATCTCTGACCTTCTGACTTCTGACACTCAAAGACCTCAATTGCGCAATAACGGGCGCACCCGTGTTGTTCACGCTCGCGGACGAGTTCGGCCTAATGCGCTCCCTGTGGGCGCTGTGCCGGGCTCTCACCTCGCTCCTCCGACTCGCTGCAGGGATGGTCTACTACTTCCGGTCGTCGCTTTGTGCATGAGCGAGCGGCGACCCGCTCACGCAGGATTGTCATGGACCAGAGGGGACTTGAACCCCTGACCTTCTCAATGCCATTGAGACGCGCTCCCAACTGCGCCACTGGCCCTTGGGCGGAAGAAATTATACACGAATGCGCATCGCGCCTGGGCGGCGGCGGGATTTGCCAACTCCTCCCCTCAATCCGACGAGCAACGCTTCGCCATCGTCGCCGCTGCCGGCGTGCACACCTCCGATGCGGCGCCGCTCAGCCCGCAGCGCGCAGTGAACGACTCCGAATCACATGGGCGTGATTGACGCGACGTTCTCGCCCAGGGGGAACGCTCGCTGGCGCGCGCGGCGGTGGAACGTATCCCGCCGCCGTCCGCGGCCGGCACGGACGGGCCGCTGTTGCTACTCGACCTGACCGATAAAAGCACGGCTAGGTCGTCGCTAATTCGCCGGACAGCAGCCTGCGTCGCATCGCTTTTGCACCCGACGGAAAGACCTACGTGACCGTCACAAGCGACGGCACAATCGTGATATGAAGCGTGCCGTCGCCCTGAAGCGGTCACCTAGCAGCGCAGGAAGGCAGCGAATAGTGAGCCGAAGAAGAACAAGCCGACAAATGCCCACAACCCCAAGCTGCGCCGGCCGGCCAACAGTCCAACGGCATCGGCGCCCAACTGTAGCCCTAGTGCCATCACGCCCACGGCCAAGCCTGTGACCATCAGCCGGCGCGCACCATGGCGAGGATGTCGGCTGTGCTCTTCTCACCGTATAACGCGAATCCTCGACACACGCCTTTGAAGAAAAGGAACTCCAGCGCGACGCCGACGGCTCTGCCGATCTACCTCACGCCCCACATTCGTCTCCACCTCGCGCACCCCGCTCTGATGGATGCCGGGTTGCCAACTGCCCGCGCCGACCGATGACCGCGGTGCCGAACACGAGAATAGACACAAGCAAGCCGATGAGTGAAACCACCATAAAATGATCCTGCCTCAAGATAACGCGATGACGCATCTAGACCCAATCACACCACAAACGAGCGCTTAGGTGGCAAGTAGAGGCTCAATTCCCTCTAACCACCGGCGCCCTGCCCCATCACCACGCGCCGCGCAGGATCTGCTCCAGCCCGGCAACGTCGAGCGGGCGCGGACTCATCCGCAGCAGCCGCTGATACATCGCCGCTTGCTGCGCCATCGGTCGAAGATGCGCCTCCCCCACCCCAATATCCCGTAGGCGCATCGGCAAGCCCACATCTTGCTTCAAGCGCTGAATTGCCTCGACGCATCGCCGGCCGGCCTCGGCCGCGCTCATGCCCTTCACCTCTTCACCCAGCCAGGCCGCAATCCGAGCAAACCGCCTCGGCGCAGCCGGCAGCAAGTATTCGACGACATACGGCAGAAGCAGACCGGTGCCCAACCCATGCGAGGTGTGCGTCGCTGCACCGACGGGGTATTGCAGCGCATGGGCAGCACCCAAACCTGCGCTGCTAAATGCCATGCCGGCCAGCAAGGCCGCCAGGTGCATGCCTTCACGCGCAGCGATGTTCTTGGGCTGATAAACGGCCAGGCGGAGATTTCGGCCGATCAATCGGATGGCCCGCTCGGCCAGCGCGTCGGTGATCGGCTGGCGACCGGTGAACTGCGGACGCGCATCAGGCGGTACATCCATCGCATTGTATCCGATCACTGTATAGGCCTCTACGGCATGGACGAGCGCATCCATGCCGCTCTCGGCCGTAACGTTGGGCGGACAGGTGAGCGTGAGCAATGGGTCCACAACAGCTAAGCGCGGTCGCAAATAGGAGCTAGCCACCGCCAGCTTGAGATGTCGGGCTTCATCTTCGATCACAGCCACGGCGGTGACCTCGGATCCCGTGCCGGCCGTGGTCGGCACCGCGATCACCGGCACGGTTGGGCCGGGCACTTTGTTCTCGCCAAAGTAATCTGCTGCACTGCCCCCGTGCGTGTAAACCGCAGCAGCGACCTTGGCCACATCCATATTGCTGCCGCCGCCCAGGCCAACGATGAAATCGGGCTTCACGGCGCGCGCAGCATCCGCAGCCGCATTCACGGCCATCGTGCCCGGCTCCGGCGCGCTCCCCTCGAACACGTGACTTTCGACCTGTGACTCATCGAGGCTTCGCCGCAATGCATCCACCAGACCGGCTTTGACCATGTTCGGGTCGGCGACGATGAGCGCACGGCTGAGATTGCGGTGGCGCGCCTCGACACCAATGCGCTCGGCCGCGCCACAGCCGAACAGGATTTCATCCGAGGTGCTGAACCGCCAGGTGGCTCGAAGTGCGTTTGCCATACCCGGCATAGGGTATACCGAAGGCGCGATTTGACAATTCGGAAGGTCACACTACACTTGGTTATTGATTATCAATAATCAATGATGAAAACACGCTGGCCTTCCACACCGCCTCCGGATTGCCCCTTCGCGCCATCCGCAGCGTTCGATGGGTTGATCTTCACCGGCCGCCACGCGGAGTACACCCACGCCGACACGTGGTACCCAAGCTGGGCGACGGACAACCATCTGTATTCCCCATGGACGGACGGCAACTTTGATCGTCCGCGCACGCGCCCCTTTGAAGAACCGGGCGCGGTGGAGTGCAGTTCCAAACTCGATAACCCGGCCAACGCCGGACGCGGCGATAAGTCCGGCACCGGCCAGGCCAGAATCATCGGCGATGACCCTCTGCACCTCACCGTGGAGAACCTGGGCATCCATTACGCTACGCCGTTGCCCTACGGCGGGCGCTACCCTTGCGGCAGCCTGGTTTACAACAGCGTGTGGTACTACGGCACCTACTGCCTAGACGAAAGCGACCGCGGCCTCAACTGGGACATCCTGGGGCCGTTCGTCGGCTTTCGCATCTCGCGGGATTACGGCCGCACCTGGGAAGACTGCCCACACACCCCCGCCCGGCCGATCTTCGGCGAATCAGGCAAGGACGGCGCCAAGGTCAAAATCGGCGCACCCCACTTTGTGGACTTCGGCAAAAACATGCAGCATTCGCCCGACGGCAAGGCCTACCTGGTCGGCCACGGCGCAACGCGGCCGGATGCTGAGCTGGCCTGGATCGCCGGCGATCAGGCCTATTTGATCCGCGTGACGCCCCATCCGGAGAACATGAACGACCCAGGGCAATACGAATTCTTCGCCGGCCACGATGCTTCGGGCAAGCCAATCTGGAGTCACAACTTCAGGGACATCCGGCCGTTGCTGGAGTGGAACGGACGCATCGGCCATGTCACGGTGACCTATAACGCGCCGCTGCGCAAGTACCTCATGTGCGTCACGGACGGTTGGCCCACCATCAGCACGATGAACACCTTTCTGCTCGAGGCCGACGCGCTCACCGGCCCCTGGCGCCTGATCACGTTCATGGCGCAGTTCGGCCCACAGGCCTATTTCGTCAACATCCCCTCTAAGTTCATCAGCCCCGACGGCGAAACCTTCTGGCTGTGCTACTCGGCGAACTTCACCAACCAACCCGGGGCATACGGCACCCAATTCGAGCCTAATCCGCCGGGCAGCCGCTACGCCATGTGCCTGCAAGAAGTGCGCCTCCACCGCCGCGGATGATGCGTATGCCTCCCCCGCCCTCATCCCTGCCGCGACGCCTCTCCATGAGCCGCTCGCTTGCCCATCAGGTGATGCAGCAACTGCGGAGAGAGATCATCCACGGCAAACTCGCGCCCGGCGAGCGCCTGGTCGAGCTGGACATCGCGCAACGCATGGGGACGAGCCAGGGGCCGGTGCGCGAGGCGCTGCAGATGCTCGAACGTGATGGCCTGGTTGAGCGACGCGCACATACCGCCACCTTCGTCGCGCCGATGTCCTTCGACGACATGTATGAGCTGTTCAAGATCCGCAGCTTGGTGGAAAGCTATGCCATCCGACGCGCCGCAAAGCGCATCACCGATGCTGATTGCGACATGCTCGATGGGTTGATCGCCGACATGCACCACGCCGGCCTCCGCGATGACATGGTCGCGCTCGTCGAGCACGACATGGCCTTTCACCGTCACCTGTGCGAATGGTCGGGCAGCCCCACCGTGGTGCAGATGTGGATGCCGCTCTATGCACAGATTCAGCGCTTCATCGCTCAGAACCAT from Candidatus Roseilinea sp. includes these protein-coding regions:
- a CDS encoding GntR family transcriptional regulator; this encodes MSRSLAHQVMQQLRREIIHGKLAPGERLVELDIAQRMGTSQGPVREALQMLERDGLVERRAHTATFVAPMSFDDMYELFKIRSLVESYAIRRAAKRITDADCDMLDGLIADMHHAGLRDDMVALVEHDMAFHRHLCEWSGSPTVVQMWMPLYAQIQRFIAQNHPLHFKRLADIADTHHPIVAALRKRKPAAAARAVREHIMLIWSLMERRNIQKRTPPMCRTESSMRLKS
- the leuS gene encoding leucine--tRNA ligase, producing MVDRYKPQEIEPKWQARWEHDQLYKTEPACDKPKYYVLDFYPYPSGEGMSVGHARNYVPTDVIARYYRMKGYNVLHPMGFDAFGLPTENAAIKLKVDPHELNEKYSANYVRQYKLMGLSYDWSRLINSAHPDYYRWTQWIFIQMFNAWYDPRKDKACPIAELEAELAERGSQAIFDYIDAHPEHIGVVTKGAPVITAEGWRAMSRRAQNDYLNNFRLAFQAESTVNWDPVDKVVVADEEVENGRAWRSGALVIKRTLKQWFFRITAYAERLINDLDSVDWPERIVLMQRNWIGKSEGAEVVFRVADSGHPIPIFTTRPDTLWGATFMVLSPEHPLVPEITTPEQRADVERYIAFAKGETEEQRTAENKEKTGVFTGAYAINPVNDAHIPIWIADYVLMSYGTGAIMAVPAHDQRDFEFARKFGLPIKVVVFPEAELKRQGIQDDQQINPALIAEYESRMTAAYEDKAGVMVNSGPITGMHNGKACIRAATEYCQRMGFGKRRVNYKIRPWLISRQRYWGTPIPIVHTPDGPVAMREDELPLLLPKVKEYEPGPNGESPLESIPEFVNAPNGRRETDTMATWACSSWYYIRFADPHNDKAIGDPKEIDYWLPVDMYVGGAEHAVLHLLYSRMWTKVLYDLGVVKFKEPFSALRNQGLILSPQKRVDEKGREYYEKMSKSKGNVITPDEVIAEHGADALRGYEMFISDFEQTVPWSTQGVPGVRRWLDRVWRIVLAPEEDKGAPIQMSARELRRVAHQTIQRYERDLKAFSFNTVVAAMMEFTNALYRARDAGLAGTPEWHEAVDILLRLLAPIAPHMAEELWHRLGRPYSIHRQPFPVVDEAAARAEEITIVVQVNGKVRDRIVVPADASEEAITQAALASEGARRFINGAPPRQVHYVKGRLVNIVV
- a CDS encoding alcohol dehydrogenase, which encodes MANALRATWRFSTSDEILFGCGAAERIGVEARHRNLSRALIVADPNMVKAGLVDALRRSLDESQVESHVFEGSAPEPGTMAVNAAADAARAVKPDFIVGLGGGSNMDVAKVAAAVYTHGGSAADYFGENKVPGPTVPVIAVPTTAGTGSEVTAVAVIEDEARHLKLAVASSYLRPRLAVVDPLLTLTCPPNVTAESGMDALVHAVEAYTVIGYNAMDVPPDARPQFTGRQPITDALAERAIRLIGRNLRLAVYQPKNIAAREGMHLAALLAGMAFSSAGLGAAHALQYPVGAATHTSHGLGTGLLLPYVVEYLLPAAPRRFARIAAWLGEEVKGMSAAEAGRRCVEAIQRLKQDVGLPMRLRDIGVGEAHLRPMAQQAAMYQRLLRMSPRPLDVAGLEQILRGAW